One window of the Diospyros lotus cultivar Yz01 chromosome 12, ASM1463336v1, whole genome shotgun sequence genome contains the following:
- the LOC127787131 gene encoding uncharacterized protein LOC127787131 — protein sequence MNGLYECIRKLNPDIKVQDQIDAELSMYNNADGFFGNYMAIRKRAEKSPAEWWASYGMSTPTLQKFAIKILSLTCSSSGCERNWSVFENLHTKRRNRLDQLRLNDLVFVKYNRALRRRYQMRDTIDPIILIDIDESNEWLTGKLDEENDKDDETVFPDDIGDGLTWSNVAAAAGVGEPSYQFRTKQTRSQLGSTSASTSKRRVTQEIEEEESEAGTEDDEDLEEGEELRDEEEDEGVIEGDDEDIDLDVDDLLDDD from the exons ATGAATGgcttatatgaatgcattagaaagttaaatccaGATATAAAGGTTCAAGACCAAATTGATGCTGAGCTTTCGATGTATAACAATGCAGATGGGTTCTTTGGAAACTATATGGCTATTAGAAAGAGAGCTGAGAAATCAccag ctgaatggtgggcttcatatggaatgtcaacacccacgttgcaaaaatttgcaattaaaattcttagcttgacttgtagttcatctgggtgtgaacgtaattggagtgtgtttgaaaat cttcatactaaacggagaaacaggcttgatcaacttcgtttaaacgacttggtgtttgtgaaatacaatagagcattgaggcgtcgatatcaaatgcgtgataccattgaccctatcatattgatcgacattgatgaaagcaatgaatggttgactggaaaacttgatgaggagaatgataaagatgatgaaactgtttttcCAGATGACATTGGGGATGGGTTGACATGGAGTAATGTTGCTGCGGCTGCAGGAGTTGGAGAGCCTAGTTATCAATTTAGAactaaacaaactcgatcacaattgggatcaacttcggcttcgacttcaaagcggcgagtaactcaagagattgaagaggaggaaagtgaggcagggaccgaagatgatgaagacttggaagagggagaagaattgagagatgaagaagaagatgaaggggtgattgaaggggatgatgaagatattgaccttgatgttgatgatctccttgatgatgattga